From the genome of Lutzomyia longipalpis isolate SR_M1_2022 chromosome 2, ASM2433408v1, one region includes:
- the LOC129790796 gene encoding protein peste-like, with amino-acid sequence MQMTDFFSKQCCLGTIGLILAGFGTLFAIFWVDILETQIINELKLAPDTRTYDMWKSPPLDLSIEIYLFNWTNHEDFLNASSKPIVKELGPYVFTEKPDKVDISWHPENATVSFGKLSVFHFDAEKSKGSLDDVITSVNIVALSAAEKVRWENYVEQKKVSLGLSLYNQEIHVTKTAREFLFDGYEDDLIEVAKQMSAFSSDIEVPFDRAGYFYMRNNSASLMGHYNMYTGADDISKIGKIGNWNYGQRTEFFEGHCGMINGSAGEFYPPYLKKDQVSFFSPDMCRTLPFDFERESEVEGILGYKFTGGAKTIDNGTLFPENSCFCAGECMPSGVLNISSCRYGSPVFVSFPHFYAADPFYLDQVEGINPSREKHEFFLTIEPKMGIPLEVAARFQLNLLIRPSTNVALYQEVPTVFFPVLWFQQKVLINPEMAADLRQVLALPTIGYICAGVAIIFGVLLILWFPLLKLICGTARSQRERDVEREKRTPAGPDGSDSPLIFTNGVKAEIKTKPHDKGSCDKEPYN; translated from the exons ATGCAGATGACGGACTTCTTCAGCAAGCAATGCTGCTTGGGTACAATAGGGTTGATTTTAGCGGGTTTTGGCACACTTTTTGCCATCTTCTGGGTGGATATCTTAGAAACACAAATTATTAAT GAATTAAAATTGGCACCAGATACTCGAACGTATGATATGTGGAAGTCCCCACCATTAGATTTGAGTATAGAAATTTATCTCTTCAACTGGACAAATCACGAGGATTTTCTCAACGCATCCTCAAAGCCAATTGTGAAGGAACTCGGTCCGTATGTCTTTACGGAAAAGCCCGATAAAGTGGACATCTCGTGGCACCCTGAGAATGCAACTGTTAGCTTTGGGAAGCTCAGTGTTTTCCACTTCGATGCTGAGAAGAGTAAAGGATCTCTCGATGATGTCATTACATCCGTCAATATTGTAGctttg tCTGCAGCAGAAAAGGTTCGTTGGGAGAACTATGTGGAGCAGAAGAAAGTATCATTGGGATTGAGTTTGTACAATCAGGAGATTCATGTGACAAAGACAGCCCGAGAGTTCCTTTTCGATGGCTACGAAGATGATCTTATTGAGGTTGCTAAACAAATGTCGGCATTCTCATCGGATATTGAGGTACCCTTTGATCGTGCTGGATATTTTTACATGCGCAACAACTCAGCCAGTCTCATGGGACACTACAACATGTACACGGGAGCTGATGATATCTCAAAGATTGGCAAAATTGGCAATTGGAACTACGGTCAAAGGACGGAATTCTTCGAAGGACACTGCGGCATGATTAATGGTTCAGCGGGAGAATTCTATCCGCCCTACCTCAAGAAGGATCAAGTATCCTTCTTCTCACCCGACATGTGCCGCACATTGCCATTTGATTTCGAGAGGGAATCCGAAGTGGAGGGAATTTTGGGGTATAAATTCACCGGTGGTGCTAAAACCATTGACAATGGTACCCTCTTCCCGGAGAATTCTTGCTTCTGTGCTGGTGAATGTATGCCATCGGGTGTCCTCAATATCTCATCCTGCCGCTATGGAAGTCCAGTATTTGTCTCCTTTCCGCATTTCTACGCTGCTGATCCTTTCTACCTCGATCAGGTTGAGGGAATCAATCCGTCCAGGGAGAAGCATGAATTCTTCCTTACAATTGAGCCT aaaatggGCATTCCATTGGAAGTCGCTGCGAGATTCCAACTAAATCTTCTCATTCGTCCAAGCACAAATGTTGCCCTGTACCAAGAAGTTCCCACCGTTTTCTTCCCCGTCCTCTGGTTCCAACAGAAGGTTCTAATTAATCCCGAAATGGCAGCTGATCTCCGCCAAGTATTGGCTCTACCCACAATTGGGTACATTTGTGCCGGTGTTGCAATCATCTTTGGTGTCCTCCTAATCCTCTGGTTCCCACTCCTTAAACTAATCTGTGGCACAGCTAGAAGTCAACGGGAGAGAGATGTTGAGAGGGAGAAGAGAACTCCAGCGGGTCCAGATGGCTCAGATAGTCCACTAATCTTTACAAATGGCGTTAAAGCGGAGATTAAGACAAAGCCTCATGACAAGGGAAGCTGTGACAAGGAGCCCTACAATTGA
- the LOC129790805 gene encoding WASH complex subunit 3 — protein MDEGDLAVLGQQIDKSQVPPIHQKRILAFVNTFVVSTVTFLNKFVIKCESKFIEFETKLQKVEASLAILENKLASIPGIPGAVPDTEKVAEPPRQVVNEEHPEEVKEIEEVEPQQETVDAPEECVGVRACEDTRYRKYFKMVQFGVPPPAVKQKMNAEGLNPDILDDPNRILPDGVQYQEPVEFDD, from the exons atggATGAAGGAGACCTTGCAGTTTTGGGGCAACAGATTGACAAGAGTCAG GTGCCCCCAATTCACCAAAAACGCATCCTTGCTTTTGTTAATACCTTTGTTGTGAGCACGGTGacgtttttgaataaatttgtgataaaatgtGAGTCAAAGTTCATCGAATTCGAGACGAAATTGCAGAAGGTCGAGGCTTCCCTGGCAATCCTCGAGAACAAA TTAGCATCAATCCCTGGCATACCTGGGGCAGTGCCAGATACTGAAAAAGTCGCAGAACCTCCTCGCCAGGTTGTAAATGAAGAACATCCGGaagaagtgaaagaaattgaggaaGTGGAACCACAACAGGAAACAGTTGATGCTCCAGAAGAGTGTGTAGGAGTACGAGCTTGTGAGGACACAAGATACAGGAAGTACTTCAAAATGGTCCAATTTGGTGTTCCACCACCAGCTGTGAAGCAAAAAATGAATGCAGAAGGCCTTAATCCTGATATTCTCGA TGACCCCAATAGGATTCTACCGGATGGAGTGCAGTATCAAGAACCTGTAGAATTTGATgattaa
- the LOC129790810 gene encoding bacchus, with translation MSSTENNSEVAVENVTTNEKAAEAKEIKGTKRPAEEKPVEAKKSKKEENGGGDDEEEVEDEGEEVEDEDDADEEYDLPYGEEDDGEDAGEEDDEEEDIDGEEDA, from the exons aTGAGTTCAACAGAGAATAATAGCGAAGTCGCGGTGGAAAATGTGACGACAAATGAAAAAGCCGCCGAAGCCAAGGAAATCAAAGGCACAAAAAGGCCGGCAGAA GAAAAACCTGTAGAAGCGAAAAAGTCGAAAAAGGAGGAGAATGGAGGTGGTGATGATGAGGAGGAGGTCGAGGATGAGGGTGAGGAGGTTGAGGATGAGGATGATGCTGATGAGGAATATGACCTTCCCTATGGCGAAGAAGATGACGGTGAAGATGCTGGTGAAG AGGATGATGAAGAGGAAGACATTGATGGTGAGGAGGACGCGTAA
- the LOC129790809 gene encoding 60S ribosomal protein L44 yields MVNVPKQRRTFCKKCKVHKLHKVTQYKKSKERRASQGRRRYDRKQQGFGGQTKPIFRKKAKTTKKIVLRMECSECKFRKQTPLKRCKHFELGGDKKRKGQMIQF; encoded by the exons ATG GTGAACGTTCCCAAACAGAGGCGTACCTTCTGCAAGAAGTGCAAGGTTCATAAGCTCCACAAGGTGACACAGTATAAGAAATCCAAGGAGCGAAGAGCATCCCAGGGTAGACGGCGCTACGACAGGAAGCAACAAGGCTTTGGCGGTCAAACGAAGCCCATCTTCCGGAAGAAG GCAAAGACAACCAAGAAAATTGTCCTGCGTATGGAATGTAGCGAATGCAAGTTCCGGAAACAAACCCCCCTGAAGCGATGCAAGCACTTTGAATTGGGTGGCGACAAGAAGCGGAAGGGACAGATGATTCAGTTCTAA